Proteins found in one Sorghum bicolor cultivar BTx623 chromosome 1, Sorghum_bicolor_NCBIv3, whole genome shotgun sequence genomic segment:
- the LOC110431617 gene encoding GDP-mannose transporter GONST3 isoform X2 translates to MSNLSDPSKEDTSPEGSGTTQRTGAWSNTLNTLLQQASVYGVAAGYCLSASLLSIINKWAIMKFPYPGALTALQYFTSVAGVLLCGQLKLIEHDGLNLRTMWKFLPAAVMFYISIFTNSELLLHANVDTFIVFRSAVPIFVAIGETLYLHQPWPSLKTWLSLSTILGGSVIYVFTDNQFTVTAYTWAVAYLASMSIDFVYIKHVVMTIGLNTWGLVLYNNLEALMLFPLELLIMGEFDQMKVDSSNVSNWLSFDVVLPVALSCLFGLSISFFGFSCRRAISATGFTVLGIVNKLLTVVINLLIWDKHASFVGTIGLLICMSGGVLYQQSTTKPKAPKAEPKEENDEEQQKLLQMQGVQESNSTQK, encoded by the coding sequence ATGTCTAATCTCTCAGACCCCTCAAAAGAAGATACTTCACCTGAAGGTTCAGGTACTACCCAGAGAACTGGAGCCTGGAGTAACACATTGAACACTCTTCTGCAGCAAGCCTCAGTCTATGGTGTGGCTGCCGGGTATTGTTTATCAGCGTCGCTGCTCTCCATCATCAACAAATGGGCAATCATGAAATTTCCATATCCTGGAGCCCTGACAGCTCTGCAATACTTCACTAGTGTTGCTGGAGTTCTCCTATGTGGACAGCTCAAGCTCATTGAGCACGACGGCCTTAATCTGAGGACAATGTGGAAGTTCTTACCTGCTGCTGTGATGTTCTATATCTCCATCTTCACAAATAGTGAGCTCCTGCTTCATGCCAATGTGGATACTTTCATTGTGTTCCGCTCTGCTGTGCCTATATTTGTCGCGATTGGGGAGACGCTGTATCTTCATCAGCCATGGCCATCACTCAAGACATGGCTTTCACTTTCCACAATACTTGGTGGAAGTGTGATCTATGTTTTCACAGACAACCAATTCACTGTGACTGCTTACACCTGGGCAGTGGCCTACCTAGCAAGCATGTCCATTGATTTCGTGTACATCAAGCACGTCGTAATGACCATTGGGCTGAACACATGGGGCCTTGTGCTATACAACAACCTTGAGGCTTTGATGTTATTCCCCCTTGAGCTCCTTATAATGGGAGAATTTGATCAGATGAAGGTCGACAGCTCCAATGTGTCAAACTGGCTTTCATTTGATGTGGTCCTCCCTGTTGCTCTCTCATGCCTGTTTGGACTATCGATATCCTTCTTTGGATTCTCCTGCAGACGGGCTATCTCTGCTACTGGGTTCACAGTGCTTGGCATAGTGAACAAGCTCCTAACTGTTGTGATTAATTTGCTTATTTGGGACAAGCATGCCTCTTTTGTGGGTACCATTGGGCTCTTGATATGCATGTCAGGTGGTGTGCTCTACCAGCAATCCACCACGAAACCAAAGGCACCCAAGGCTGAGCCGAAGGAAGAGAACGACGAGGAGCAGCAGAAATTGCTGCAGATGCAGGGAGTGCAAGAGAGCAATTCAACTCAAAAGTAA
- the LOC110434201 gene encoding pentatricopeptide repeat-containing protein At3g46870, protein MASLLFVPRPTRSACAKTGPSATHKPRRVSITCGPRDNRGPLQRGRSLSTEAILAIQSLKRLTSADRSPAAATAAAATALGRLLKADLVAAMAELQRQGHWSLALAVLHVARAEPWYRPDPALYATFVSSAPTSSPSGEAEAAVDALVEAFLEEKARGGGFVDGEEDVYKLTRLLRALVAKARGRAAWKVYEAAVRKGGLDVDEYVYRVMARGMKRLGLHEEAAEVEADFAEWEATVSPPARDVLDEMRARDESKTTASAT, encoded by the coding sequence ATGGCGTCTCTTCTCTTCGTCCCACGCCCCACCCGGAGCGCATGCGCGAAGACCGGACCCAGTGCCACTCACAAGCCTAGGCGCGTCTCCATCACCTGCGGGCCGCGCGACAACCGCGGGCCACTCCAGCGCGGCCGCTCCCTCTCCACGGAGGCCATCCTGGCGATCCAATCCCTAAAGCGCCTGACCTCCGCGGACCGCTCGCCGGCagctgccaccgccgccgccgccaccgccctgGGCCGCCTCCTCAAGGCGGACCTcgtggccgccatggccgagcTCCAGCGGCAGGGCCACTGGTCCCTGGCCCTCGCCGTGCTTCACGTCGCCCGTGCGGAGCCCTGGTACCGCCCGGACCCGGCGCTCTACGCCACCTTCGTCTCCTCCGCGCCAACCTCCTCGCCCTCCGGCGAGGCCGAGGCCGCCGTGGACGCGCTCGTGGAGGCGTTCCTGGAGGAGaaggcgcgcggcggcgggttCGTGGACGGGGAGGAGGACGTGTACAAGCTCACGAGGCTGCTGCGCGCGCTGGTGGCCAAGGCCAGGGGCCGCGCGGCGTGGAAGGTATATGAGGCGGCCGTGAGGAAGGGAGGCCTCGACGTCGACGAGTACGTGTACAGGGTGATGGCGCGGGGGATGAAGCGGCTGGGGCTCCACGAGGAGGCGGCGGAGGTGGAGGCCGACTTCGCCGAGTGGGAGGCCACGGTCTCGCCGCCCGCCAGGGACGTGCTCGACGAAATGCGAGCGAGAGACGAGAGCAAGACGACTGCCTCTGCCACTTAG
- the LOC110431617 gene encoding GDP-mannose transporter GONST3 isoform X1 produces MANSRIGRYKMSNLSDPSKEDTSPEGSGTTQRTGAWSNTLNTLLQQASVYGVAAGYCLSASLLSIINKWAIMKFPYPGALTALQYFTSVAGVLLCGQLKLIEHDGLNLRTMWKFLPAAVMFYISIFTNSELLLHANVDTFIVFRSAVPIFVAIGETLYLHQPWPSLKTWLSLSTILGGSVIYVFTDNQFTVTAYTWAVAYLASMSIDFVYIKHVVMTIGLNTWGLVLYNNLEALMLFPLELLIMGEFDQMKVDSSNVSNWLSFDVVLPVALSCLFGLSISFFGFSCRRAISATGFTVLGIVNKLLTVVINLLIWDKHASFVGTIGLLICMSGGVLYQQSTTKPKAPKAEPKEENDEEQQKLLQMQGVQESNSTQK; encoded by the exons ATGGCGAATTCCCGGATTGGACGTTACAAG ATGTCTAATCTCTCAGACCCCTCAAAAGAAGATACTTCACCTGAAGGTTCAGGTACTACCCAGAGAACTGGAGCCTGGAGTAACACATTGAACACTCTTCTGCAGCAAGCCTCAGTCTATGGTGTGGCTGCCGGGTATTGTTTATCAGCGTCGCTGCTCTCCATCATCAACAAATGGGCAATCATGAAATTTCCATATCCTGGAGCCCTGACAGCTCTGCAATACTTCACTAGTGTTGCTGGAGTTCTCCTATGTGGACAGCTCAAGCTCATTGAGCACGACGGCCTTAATCTGAGGACAATGTGGAAGTTCTTACCTGCTGCTGTGATGTTCTATATCTCCATCTTCACAAATAGTGAGCTCCTGCTTCATGCCAATGTGGATACTTTCATTGTGTTCCGCTCTGCTGTGCCTATATTTGTCGCGATTGGGGAGACGCTGTATCTTCATCAGCCATGGCCATCACTCAAGACATGGCTTTCACTTTCCACAATACTTGGTGGAAGTGTGATCTATGTTTTCACAGACAACCAATTCACTGTGACTGCTTACACCTGGGCAGTGGCCTACCTAGCAAGCATGTCCATTGATTTCGTGTACATCAAGCACGTCGTAATGACCATTGGGCTGAACACATGGGGCCTTGTGCTATACAACAACCTTGAGGCTTTGATGTTATTCCCCCTTGAGCTCCTTATAATGGGAGAATTTGATCAGATGAAGGTCGACAGCTCCAATGTGTCAAACTGGCTTTCATTTGATGTGGTCCTCCCTGTTGCTCTCTCATGCCTGTTTGGACTATCGATATCCTTCTTTGGATTCTCCTGCAGACGGGCTATCTCTGCTACTGGGTTCACAGTGCTTGGCATAGTGAACAAGCTCCTAACTGTTGTGATTAATTTGCTTATTTGGGACAAGCATGCCTCTTTTGTGGGTACCATTGGGCTCTTGATATGCATGTCAGGTGGTGTGCTCTACCAGCAATCCACCACGAAACCAAAGGCACCCAAGGCTGAGCCGAAGGAAGAGAACGACGAGGAGCAGCAGAAATTGCTGCAGATGCAGGGAGTGCAAGAGAGCAATTCAACTCAAAAGTAA